The Prionailurus viverrinus isolate Anna chromosome C1, UM_Priviv_1.0, whole genome shotgun sequence DNA window GTGCGTCGATGTTTTCACCAACTAGGAAGCTCTCCAACCTTTCTCATTTAGGGGTGTTTGTGGGGGTTTCCTTACGTAGGCATGACTGATAAATCTTTGGCCATCTGGGAGACCCCGGCCCCCAGGCATCTCATTAGCCTACAGAGGACTCTCATTACTCTGGAGatcccaagggttttaggaacCAGATACCAAGACCAAATATTGATTCTATGTTCTATCACAGCATGTAAGAATTGTCCTGTGAGTGTCCTTAGAGCAAGGacccttctctcctctgcttggGCAGAGTTATGCCAAGGAAGGATGCATGCAATTTGCACATTACCTCTTACAGTCAACTAACCTATATCCTCAaacgtatttgtctttctttgtagTTCCCTATTACATTTTTGTGATGGCAAGTgtcttgattttgattttatcGTCAGAAGAATGTCAGATTTGTCAATCTAgaatcaaaatatctttttttttttttaagtaagctccacacccaatgtggtgcatgaactcacaacccccagatcaagagtcacctgctcctACCtacttagccagccaggtgccccaagaatcaaAATATCTTCAGTGTCTGTGCGATCAAAGACTATCCAGACTTTCAAAGACACACCTAACTTTAACGTAAGTGCTCTAATTTTGTTTCCACGGTTCTGGCCAAGATCTCACATACATTAAGGCAAAAGGGCATAGAGTTGAAAGCATACATTTTTGTCAGCCCTGGATTTGACTCGCTACTCACCAGCCATGGAGAGTTTCTAAATCTGAATCtcttcatttgtaaatgggaaaaatagaGTCCCTTTCACAGGACGGTCTTAAAGACCAAGTGAGATAAGACACGCAAGGATTTAGCACAGTAGTTGAGCACAAAGTCGACTCAAGAAATGTCAGCGATTATAATATATACAGCAGGAAGCAATTCTCATTTACAAAGCCATGATCAATCCTCGATGTACAATTTTATGCcttctaaattatatttagaaattattgaATAGCTTGAGCTAGAACTTGCCCGTTCATGGAGTGCTGGGGGCATTGGCGATTGACACACTCTTCTGGAAGTAAGGTAATGAGGTAGCAAGAGGCAACGATGTGTGTGCCTCTGACCAGGATCCTCTCTGTGAATTCTTCCGAAGGAAATAAACCCATGGATGCAAAAAAGCTCCATTTACATGAATTTAAGcaatagcaggggcgcctgggcggcccagtccattaagcatccgactcttgactttggctcaggtcgtgatctcacggtttgtgagtttgagcctcgcatcaggctctgagctgatggtggggaacctgcttgggattctgtctccctctctctctctgcccctctcccgcttgttctctctctctctctctaaataaaaataaacttcaaaaaaaaaaaaaagcagtagcaGAAAACACCCTGAAACAATACCCTGGACACTGGAATTaaggaaatgtttttcaaaaatgataaTTCACCGACCTGATGGAATATTAAGCAGCCTGTAGCTCCcttattgtatatgtatatatgtatatgtatgtatacacgctcgggtcatgatcccagggttgtgggatcaagccccgcattgggctctgcgatgagcatggaacctgctcgggattctctccctctccctctctgtgcccctcccccaccaaaataaacaaacattccaaaaaaaaacaaaacaaaacaacccaatggTGGATTAGAATGGTGGGGTTGCTGTCGTGCTTTAATATTGTATCCTAAGAATGAAAGGTGGCGATCACCAGGTGGAGCTTGTCCCCTTCGATCCAATGGGTCCAGCCTCTGTTCTTCTTGTCCCCCTTCTGGACGCAGGTGAGTCTGTCACTGTCCCAGGTGACCAGGCTCTGCgtgagagaggggagaaaatgcTGGCTGGCTCTGGCAGTGTCCTCAAAGTGGTCCTAAGTAGGACGCTGAGTTGATGTCGCCAAATCGAGGGCCTAGGTTATCACTTGAATTCTTTTACCTCGCATTTTCTGTTATCCAGGCCTTTATTCTCTTCCTCGAATTCTTCTCCAACCGTAAACGTACCGAGGTGGTTCCTCAGGCTGCTGTATGTGTGGATGGCAAAAGAATTCCCATTTTGCTCCATCACTTTCTGTGGCTTCAGCAACTTGGCTATCTTACGAGTGGCAAAGTCAATACCTTAAAActaatttctaaaaaagaaaaaaaaaaatctcaacatccACTCGA harbors:
- the RBP7 gene encoding retinoid-binding protein 7, which codes for MPADLSVTWNLLSSDNFDGYMLALGIDFATRKIAKLLKPQKVMEQNGNSFAIHTYSSLRNHLGTFTVGEEFEEENKGLDNRKCESLVTWDSDRLTCVQKGDKKNRGWTHWIEGDKLHLEMFCEGQVCKQTFQRA